In Bacteroidia bacterium, the sequence TTTGTTTTCAATTCATCAAATAATACAGGATCTATTATCAATTTATGGCAAATGCTCGTATCCTGTTTTTGTGACCTAACCTGGGATGAACAAATTACAGCTAAAGCAACTCCCAACAAGATTCTCAAAAAAAATCGATTTTTCATTTTGACTTTAATTTTAATTAGAAAAGTTTTTCAAACCTTTTTACAAAAAAATCACCCTATCACAAACTCCCTAAAATTTGCCCGGTTAATGACCTTACATTCAGCCTGGTAGTTTTTGGTAAATGTTAATGGAAACCTGACTGCACGGGTGGGGTTCCATTTGAATTCAAATCCACTGATTTTTCCGGCTTCTTCTTCTACAAAATCAACTTCCTGCTGCTGTTTGGTGCGCCAGAAAAAAGTTTGACATAGGCGCTGATGGTAGCTGTTTTGCTTTTTCCTTTCCGCAAGCAGAAAATTTTCCCAAAGGGCGCCTACATCGTTGCGTAAAGCCAAGGGATTAAAATTGCCGATTACCTTGTTTCGCACCCCATTGTCGTAAAAATAGATTTTACAATTGGTTTTTATTTCATTTCGAAGATTGCCACTGAAACTTCCCAACCTGAAAATCACAAAGCCCTGCTCCAACAAATGAATATACTTGATAATTGTGTTTTTATCCACATGTAGCAATTGGGCCAATTCAGAGAAATTGACTTCCTGCCCCACCTGCAAGGCCAATGCCCGAACCAGCTTTTCCAACACATCCGATTTGCGTATTTCGGAATAGGCCAAAATGTCGCGGTATAAATAACTGTCGACCAGGTTGTTTAATATTCCGGCTTCCTGCCCGGGATTATTAAGCACATCGGGATAGAACCCATAAATGAGGCGGTTCTCGAGCTGTTGCTCAGTAAACAATTTACCATGCCGGGCTTCGTACTCACTGAAAGAAATAGGAAAAAGGTTAAATTCCCATTTACGGCCGGTGAGGGGTTCATTGATTTTATTGGATATATCGAAAGAGGAAGAACCACTTACCAAAACCTGCACATCCTTAAGGCGGTCGATAATGATTTTAATGGTTAAGCCAATGCCTTCGATGCGTTGGGCTTCGTCAATAAATACCAGCTTATTTCCCCCCAGCAAGGAACGAATTTCTTCGGTATTGGGTTGATTCATTTGGGCCCTTACCATAGGATCATCCCCATTCAAATACAAAAATTCCTTGTCCTTCAGTATTTCTTCAAGCAGGGTGGTTTTACCCACCTGACGCGGCCCAATTAGGATGATCGCCTTGCCTGAACCCGACTTTTGTTCGATATATAGCTGTAATTCCCGCTTGTACATGCCACAAAAGTATAACTTTAAGTGAATATATTCACCATTGGTTATAACTTTAAGTGATTGTATTCACCATTAGTTATGCTTTATAGTGATTACAATCACCATTGGTTATGTTTTTCAGAAACTTTTCCAAAATTAATTGCTAAAGTTTTTCAGGTGCTTTTTACCTTCAAATTAAGGCTAACTGTTTAGTTAGCAGCCCGGGTTATACCGATTGCAAATCTGTAATAGTCCAAATTATCTTGGCCATAATTGGACTAAACAGCTTTTGCATCGGCATTTACCACTGTAATTTTCAAAATAGTTTTAGACTATTTCTCAAATAACATTGGTGTAAGGAATTGCAATGGAAATCCTTTTTGCGGAGGCACGAGCAAAAAGATTGAAACGGAAAGCCCGGCCCGTAGGGAAACCCCCTAAAAAAAAAACAGGCCTATCCCCCTACTCCATGCTTGTTAAACTTTTTAGAAACCAATAGCGCTTTGGGAATTTTATTAAGTTAATTTATGAACTTGTTTAAACTTTTAATTATTTCGTTAAACAAAGCCATCTACCTTTGCGCCCTCAATTTGATAGTTTAACCAAACTCAAATCCAAAACAAGCGGCAATGAAACTTTCAACTATACTCTTCTCATTCATTCTACTATCAACAGTTATTCAAGCTCAGGTAACCGGCGTAATTCGGGGAACGGTGAAGGATAAAAACACCCAGGAAACCATTGTTGGAGCAAACATTATTATTGATGGCACTACCAATGGGACCACCACCGACATTGACGGAAACTATAAAATTGTGCTTCCGGTTGGAACCTACAATCTACGGGCAACTTTTTTAGGATATACTACCCTTATTAAAGAGAACATTGTTTTAAATTCGGGTAATAACCAGATTGTGAATTTTGAATTGGAAAGCGCAAGTACCCAACTTTCCCAGGTTACGGTTACGTTCGACAAGGGCAAATCGGCTGTAGCCACTGATATGATAACTCCACTTTCGGTGCAACAACTAACCACTGAAGAAATCAAATCAAACCCTGGGGGCAGTTTTGACGTGTCACGTGTAATTCAAACTCTGCCTGGGGTTGGTGG encodes:
- a CDS encoding ATP-binding protein, yielding MYKRELQLYIEQKSGSGKAIILIGPRQVGKTTLLEEILKDKEFLYLNGDDPMVRAQMNQPNTEEIRSLLGGNKLVFIDEAQRIEGIGLTIKIIIDRLKDVQVLVSGSSSFDISNKINEPLTGRKWEFNLFPISFSEYEARHGKLFTEQQLENRLIYGFYPDVLNNPGQEAGILNNLVDSYLYRDILAYSEIRKSDVLEKLVRALALQVGQEVNFSELAQLLHVDKNTIIKYIHLLEQGFVIFRLGSFSGNLRNEIKTNCKIYFYDNGVRNKVIGNFNPLALRNDVGALWENFLLAERKKQNSYHQRLCQTFFWRTKQQQEVDFVEEEAGKISGFEFKWNPTRAVRFPLTFTKNYQAECKVINRANFREFVIG
- a CDS encoding TonB-dependent receptor; protein product: MKLSTILFSFILLSTVIQAQVTGVIRGTVKDKNTQETIVGANIIIDGTTNGTTTDIDGNYKIVLPVGTYNLRATFLGYTTLIKENIVLNSGNNQIVNFELESASTQLSQVTVTFDKGKSAVATDMITPLSVQQLTTEEIKSNPGGSFDVSRVIQTLPGVGGANGGASRNDIIIRGGAPNENVYYVDGIEIPVMNHFQTQGSSGGAQGILNVSLIEDVKLTSSAFDARYDNAIASTFVIKQRQGNPEKFSGNIRLSFTEAVATLEGPMGKKTNFIVSARKSYLDFLFKLIDLPIRPNFYDFQYKVV